In a single window of the Anabas testudineus chromosome 17, fAnaTes1.2, whole genome shotgun sequence genome:
- the LOC113171947 gene encoding bypass of stop codon protein 1-like, giving the protein MSTESASTASDTRSSSTTATLTTTSTTSPSTVTSTESSGTITTRSSTTVTSAQTSGANTTVASTTASSTLSSLNVSTATESASTAPDTTSSSTTATLTTTSTTSPSTVTSTESTDTITTRSSTTGTPGTLTESRTTLDTDGITSSPAHGSTSGVSNTKSDVSTTTSSNQDFQKVTVHLKSSVLFKNGRSEDVLLEEFSKFLSQVLLQLNCKDCTLAIKNIQLK; this is encoded by the exons ATGTCCACAGAATCTGCCTCTACAGCATCCGACACAAGAAGCAGCAGTACCACAGCTACATTAACAACCACGAGCACTACTTCACCATCTACTGTTACTTCTACTGAATCCAGCGGTACCATTACAACAAGAAGCAGTACCACAGTAACATCAG CTCAAACATCTGGTGCCAATACCACAG TCGCTTCAACAACTGCCTCAAGTACATTGTCATCACTGAATGTGAGCACAGCTACAG AATCTGCCTCTACAGCACCCGACACAACAAGCAGCAGTACCACAGCTACATTAACAACCACGAGCACCACTTCACCATCTACAGTTACTTCTACTGAATCCACCGATACCATTACAACAAGAAGCAGTACCACAGGAACACCAG GCACATTGACAGAATCCAGGACAACTCTGGATACGGATGGCATCACATCTTCACCAGCACATGGGAGCACATCTGGCGTTTCCAATACAAAGTCAGATGTCAGTACAACTACCAGCTCAAATCAAG attttcaaaAAGTGACTGTTCATCTGAAATCATCTGTTTTATTCAAGAATGGCAGAAGTGAAGATGTGCTTTTAGAAGAGTTCTCTAAA TTTCTATCCCAGGTCCTCCTTCAGCTGAATTGTAAAGACTGCACCTTGGCAATTAAAAACATCCAACTCAAATGA